A single Thiohalobacter thiocyanaticus DNA region contains:
- the rsmB gene encoding 16S rRNA (cytosine(967)-C(5))-methyltransferase RsmB has translation MTADASSRERAARALAAVSQGASLSSVLPAALEGLTAQDRGFTHELIYGGLRQYQRLEAILAGLLRQPLKPRDRDIHCLLLLGLYQLSALEVKPYAAVHATVEAARALGKAWAAKLINGVLRNYQRRASELEAQLQGDPSARYSHPAWLLARLQQDWPHDWEAIVEANNRQPPLSLRVNARHGDRAGYLERLAAAGIQAAPLAHTSHGIRLEQTATIDRLPGYAEGDFSVQDGAAQLAAPLLGLAPGQRVLDACAAPGGKTAHLLETEPALQELVAVELESDRLQRVRDNLDRLRLQARLVQGDVGRPQDWWDGAPFDRILLDAPCSATGVIRRHPDIKLHRRPADIDRLTRLQAGLLDAVWPLLRPGGRLLYVTCSVLRAENALQVDAFVQRCATARPAPIAADWGRADGAGRQLLPIVNGVDAAPMDGFYYACLEKAMDEAA, from the coding sequence TTGACCGCCGACGCCTCCAGCCGGGAGCGGGCCGCCCGGGCCCTGGCCGCGGTCAGCCAGGGCGCCTCGCTCAGCAGTGTCCTGCCCGCCGCGCTGGAGGGTCTCACCGCCCAGGACCGCGGCTTTACCCACGAACTCATCTACGGCGGCCTGCGCCAGTACCAGCGCCTGGAGGCCATCCTGGCCGGCCTGCTGCGCCAGCCGCTCAAACCGCGTGATCGCGACATCCACTGCCTGCTGCTGCTGGGCCTGTATCAGCTGAGCGCGCTGGAGGTCAAACCCTATGCCGCGGTACATGCCACGGTCGAGGCCGCCCGCGCCCTGGGCAAGGCCTGGGCGGCAAAACTGATCAACGGGGTACTGCGCAACTATCAGCGCCGCGCCAGTGAACTGGAAGCACAGCTGCAAGGCGATCCGTCCGCCCGCTACAGCCACCCCGCCTGGCTGCTGGCGCGCCTGCAGCAGGACTGGCCGCACGACTGGGAAGCCATCGTCGAAGCCAACAACCGCCAGCCGCCGCTGAGCCTGCGGGTCAACGCCCGCCACGGCGATCGCGCCGGCTATCTCGAGCGGCTGGCCGCGGCCGGCATCCAGGCCGCCCCGCTGGCGCATACCAGTCACGGCATCCGACTGGAGCAGACCGCAACCATCGACCGCCTGCCCGGTTACGCCGAAGGCGACTTCTCGGTCCAGGACGGGGCCGCCCAGCTGGCCGCCCCCCTGCTGGGACTCGCCCCGGGCCAGCGGGTGCTGGACGCCTGCGCCGCCCCCGGCGGCAAGACCGCCCATCTCCTGGAGACCGAACCGGCACTGCAGGAACTGGTGGCGGTGGAACTCGAATCTGACCGCCTGCAGCGGGTGCGCGACAACCTGGACCGCCTGCGCCTGCAGGCGCGGCTGGTGCAGGGTGACGTGGGCCGGCCGCAGGACTGGTGGGACGGCGCCCCCTTCGACCGCATCCTGCTGGACGCGCCCTGCTCGGCCACCGGCGTCATCCGCCGCCACCCGGACATCAAGCTGCATCGCCGGCCCGCCGACATCGACCGCCTCACCCGGCTGCAGGCCGGGCTGCTGGACGCTGTCTGGCCGCTGCTGCGCCCGGGCGGCCGGCTGCTGTATGTCACCTGCTCGGTGCTGCGGGCCGAGAACGCCCTGCAGGTCGATGCCTTTGTCCAACGCTGCGCCACGGCCCGGCCTGCGCCCATCGCCGCCGACTGGGGCCGGGCGGACGGGGCCGGCCGTCAGCTGCTGCCGATTGTGAACGGGGTGGATGCAGCGCCCATGGATGGCTTTTACTATGCCTGCCTGGAGAAGGCGATGGACGAAGCGGCATGA
- the fmt gene encoding methionyl-tRNA formyltransferase, giving the protein MKIVFAGTPEFSVPPLQTLIDSDHEVVAVYTQPDRPAGRGRRLQAGPVKALALEHALAVEQPISLKPAETLERLRAWRPDLMVVVAYGLLLPPAVLEIPTHGCVNIHASLLPRWRGAAPIQRAIEAGDSETGITLMQMDAGLDTGPMLARASTPISDSDTAADLHDRLAGLGARLLGEQLEAILAGRLPPVPQDETQATYAAKLHKSEADIDWTRPAPRLLRQVNAFNPWPVAQTGFGDRTLRIWRAACLAAAGDHGRPGSVLAAGREGVDVACGTGVLRLLEVQLPGGRRIPAGDFGHAQTLDGVCLGPAAGT; this is encoded by the coding sequence ATGAAAATCGTCTTCGCCGGCACGCCCGAATTCTCCGTTCCGCCCCTGCAGACCCTGATCGACAGCGATCACGAGGTGGTCGCCGTCTACACCCAGCCCGACCGGCCCGCCGGGCGCGGGCGCAGGCTGCAGGCCGGCCCGGTAAAGGCGCTGGCGCTGGAACACGCGCTGGCGGTCGAACAGCCGATCAGTCTCAAGCCGGCCGAGACCCTGGAGCGACTCCGGGCCTGGCGCCCCGACCTGATGGTGGTGGTCGCCTACGGCCTGCTGCTGCCGCCGGCGGTGCTGGAGATCCCGACGCATGGCTGTGTGAACATCCATGCCTCGCTGCTGCCGCGCTGGCGCGGCGCGGCACCGATCCAGCGCGCCATCGAGGCCGGGGACAGCGAGACCGGCATCACCCTGATGCAGATGGACGCCGGCCTGGACACCGGCCCCATGCTGGCCAGGGCCTCGACGCCGATCTCCGACAGCGACACCGCCGCCGATCTGCACGACCGCCTGGCCGGACTCGGTGCCCGACTGCTGGGCGAGCAGCTCGAGGCCATCCTGGCCGGCCGCCTCCCCCCCGTGCCCCAGGACGAGACCCAGGCGACCTATGCCGCCAAGCTGCACAAATCCGAGGCCGACATCGACTGGACCCGACCAGCCCCGCGGCTGCTGCGCCAGGTCAATGCCTTCAATCCCTGGCCGGTGGCGCAAACCGGATTCGGCGACCGGACCCTGCGCATCTGGCGCGCCGCCTGCCTGGCGGCCGCGGGCGATCACGGCCGCCCGGGCTCTGTGCTGGCGGCCGGCCGCGAGGGGGTGGATGTCGCCTGCGGGACCGGCGTGCTGCGCCTGCTCGAGGTCCAGCTGCCCGGCGGGCGGCGCATTCCGGCCGGGGACTTCGGTCACGCCCAGACGCTGGACGGCGTCTGCCTCGGCCCGGCGGCAGGGACTTGA
- the def gene encoding peptide deformylase, giving the protein MSRLEILHFPDPRLRNRAEPVAVVDDEIRRLVDDMFETMYAAPGIGLAATQVNVARRVLVIDISEEGNEPRVFINPEILETSGTEEMQEGCLSVPGIYETVQRADRVKVRALDRDGQSFELEAEGLLAVCIQHEIDHLDGKLFVDYLSGLKRQRIRKKLEKERRHEGSSSPVKQAEPVI; this is encoded by the coding sequence ATGAGCAGACTCGAAATCCTGCATTTTCCCGACCCCCGACTGCGCAACCGGGCCGAGCCGGTGGCCGTGGTTGACGACGAAATCCGCCGTCTGGTGGACGACATGTTCGAGACCATGTATGCCGCCCCGGGCATCGGTCTGGCCGCCACCCAGGTCAATGTCGCCAGGCGGGTGCTGGTCATCGACATCAGCGAGGAGGGCAATGAGCCCCGGGTATTCATCAACCCCGAAATCCTCGAGACCTCCGGCACCGAGGAGATGCAGGAGGGCTGCCTGTCCGTGCCCGGCATCTACGAAACCGTCCAGCGCGCCGACCGGGTCAAGGTACGCGCCCTGGACCGCGACGGCCAGTCCTTTGAACTGGAGGCCGAGGGCCTGCTGGCGGTATGCATCCAGCACGAGATCGACCACCTGGACGGCAAGCTGTTCGTGGATTACCTCTCCGGCCTCAAGCGCCAGCGCATCCGCAAGAAGCTGGAGAAGGAGCGCCGTCATGAAGGCAGCAGCAGCCCGGTGAAGCAGGCCGAGCCGGTCATCTGA
- a CDS encoding LysM peptidoglycan-binding domain-containing protein, giving the protein MFKRLLGILLASTTLMAGADEIALNPQHPERYVVVKGDTLWDISETFLRDPWLWPEVWYINPQIENPHLIYPGDVISLVYIDGKPQLRVQRGQRTVKLSPEVRATPLDQAIPTIPIDAIHQFLTKPLVLDADALDSAGYVLDTADEHIVTGAGDRIYARGTTTEFERYNVFEPQQAYTDPDTGELLGHRALYVGEAVIERHGDPATLELVETTREVSLGDRLLPVREEEVRTHFLPRAPENEIEGKIIAVVDGVTQIGQYQVVVINRGQREGLEAGDVLKIQQAGALIRDRFGKDKEQVQLPNEDAGILLVFRTFDKLSYGLVMEATRAIHLMDIVTNP; this is encoded by the coding sequence ATGTTCAAACGACTGCTCGGAATCCTGCTCGCCTCCACCACCCTGATGGCCGGTGCGGACGAGATCGCCCTCAACCCGCAGCACCCGGAGCGCTATGTCGTGGTCAAGGGAGATACCCTGTGGGACATCTCTGAGACCTTTCTGCGCGACCCCTGGTTGTGGCCGGAGGTCTGGTACATCAATCCGCAGATCGAGAATCCGCACCTGATCTACCCCGGGGACGTGATCAGCCTGGTCTATATCGACGGCAAGCCGCAGTTGCGGGTCCAGCGCGGGCAGCGCACGGTCAAGCTCTCGCCCGAGGTGCGCGCCACCCCGCTGGATCAGGCCATCCCGACCATTCCGATCGACGCCATTCACCAGTTCCTGACCAAGCCGCTGGTGCTGGACGCGGATGCGCTGGACAGCGCCGGCTACGTGCTGGATACGGCCGACGAGCACATCGTCACCGGCGCCGGCGACCGGATCTATGCCCGCGGTACCACGACGGAGTTTGAGCGTTACAATGTGTTCGAACCGCAGCAGGCCTACACCGATCCCGATACCGGCGAGTTGCTGGGCCACCGGGCCCTGTATGTCGGCGAGGCGGTGATCGAGCGCCACGGCGACCCGGCCACCCTGGAACTGGTCGAGACCACGCGCGAGGTCAGCCTGGGTGACCGGCTGCTGCCGGTGCGCGAGGAAGAGGTGCGCACCCACTTCCTGCCCCGGGCCCCGGAAAACGAGATCGAGGGCAAGATCATCGCCGTGGTCGACGGCGTGACCCAGATCGGCCAGTACCAGGTGGTGGTGATCAACCGCGGCCAGCGCGAAGGCCTCGAGGCCGGCGATGTGCTGAAGATCCAGCAGGCCGGCGCCCTGATCCGCGACCGTTTCGGCAAGGACAAGGAGCAGGTTCAGCTGCCGAACGAGGATGCCGGCATCCTGCTGGTGTTCCGCACCTTTGACAAGCTCAGCTACGGCCTGGTGATG